The Candidatus Goldiibacteriota bacterium HGW-Goldbacteria-1 genome includes a region encoding these proteins:
- a CDS encoding MFS transporter, giving the protein MINENTLHEYDSETKNAALISAMIAAFSMSFMGSSLNVALPSIGKEFGVSALFLGWIATSYLLSSAIFQVPFGRLADIYGRRRYFTLGMIIFTLSSLATVFVTNVVLFITLRVVQGIGGSMVFGTGVAILTSVFNARERGKVLGLNVAAVYTGLSAGPFLGGILTQNFGWRYIFLLNTSMCAAAVFFAAFKMKGEWAESGGESFDLIGSLIFAPGMFFLIFGLSSLPSTTGAAALILGILLLILFVIVEFRIKHPVMNMKLFFHNAVFAFSNLAALIHYASSFAVSFLLSLYLQYVKGFSPQAAGLVLMIQPVIMMAFAPAAGKLSDRFNPGKIASSGMAMTAAGLLMLVFINAQTPVYYTAAALIFIGFGFAFFSSPNTNAVMSSVERKDYSIASAALGTMRVTGQMTGLAIGMMALSIFIGTAKIEPSNMGEFIKAVQAAFMLSAALCITGIFASLQRNKR; this is encoded by the coding sequence ATGATTAACGAAAATACACTCCACGAATATGACAGCGAAACAAAAAACGCGGCGCTTATATCGGCAATGATAGCGGCTTTTTCCATGTCATTTATGGGTTCTTCGCTTAACGTGGCATTACCTTCAATAGGAAAAGAATTCGGCGTAAGCGCCCTTTTTCTTGGCTGGATTGCCACATCCTACCTTTTAAGTTCGGCAATCTTTCAGGTACCATTCGGCAGGCTTGCCGACATTTACGGAAGGCGCAGGTATTTCACCTTAGGAATGATAATTTTTACATTATCATCACTGGCCACCGTGTTTGTTACAAACGTCGTTTTATTTATAACCCTGCGCGTGGTTCAGGGTATTGGAGGGTCAATGGTGTTTGGGACGGGTGTAGCGATTTTAACATCTGTTTTTAACGCCAGAGAACGGGGCAAAGTACTTGGGCTTAACGTTGCCGCGGTTTATACGGGGCTGTCAGCAGGGCCTTTTTTAGGCGGCATTCTTACGCAGAATTTCGGATGGCGTTATATATTTCTGCTTAATACCTCAATGTGCGCGGCAGCTGTCTTTTTTGCCGCGTTTAAAATGAAAGGCGAATGGGCGGAATCGGGCGGCGAATCTTTTGACCTTATCGGCTCTTTAATTTTCGCGCCCGGAATGTTCTTTTTAATATTCGGGCTGTCGTCATTGCCTTCAACGACAGGCGCAGCGGCGCTTATACTTGGCATACTGCTTCTTATTTTATTTGTTATTGTGGAATTTAGAATAAAACACCCTGTTATGAATATGAAGCTGTTTTTTCACAACGCGGTGTTTGCCTTTTCAAATCTGGCCGCGCTTATTCACTACGCCTCTTCTTTCGCGGTCTCTTTCCTTTTAAGTTTGTACCTGCAGTACGTTAAAGGCTTTTCCCCGCAGGCGGCAGGGCTGGTGCTTATGATACAGCCGGTAATTATGATGGCATTCGCCCCCGCGGCAGGAAAATTATCAGACAGGTTTAACCCGGGTAAAATTGCATCATCAGGAATGGCAATGACAGCAGCCGGCCTTTTAATGCTTGTCTTTATTAACGCGCAGACGCCGGTGTATTACACGGCAGCCGCGCTTATTTTTATAGGGTTTGGGTTCGCGTTTTTCTCTTCGCCCAACACCAACGCGGTTATGAGCAGCGTGGAGAGAAAGGACTATTCAATTGCGTCAGCCGCGCTTGGGACAATGAGGGTGACAGGCCAGATGACCGGCCTTGCCATAGGGATGATGGCGCTTTCAATATTCATAGGAACCGCAAAGATAGAACCTTCAAATATGGGCGAGTTTATAAAAGCCGTACAGGCGGCGTTTATGCTGTCAGCCGCGCTGTGTATTACGGGTATTTTCGCGTCATTGCAGAGAAATAAAAGATAA
- the queC gene encoding 7-cyano-7-deazaguanine synthase QueC encodes MKKINSRCVVLLSGGQDSTTALFWAMKKFKNVMAVSFDYGQRHKIELKSAAKIAKLAGVKHTVIVVKEYEAIQNSALLDKTSSINKHDKINKKLPASFVPGRNILFLTAAAAYAYVNKAENIVIGVSQADYSGYPDCRGEFIRSMEKSLSLGMEYPVKIHTPLLNKNKMQTVLLAKELKVLDMMKYTHTCYEGNNKPCNKCPACRLRAKGFKEAGIADPLKHN; translated from the coding sequence ATGAAAAAAATAAATTCCAGATGCGTTGTGCTTTTGTCCGGCGGGCAGGATTCAACCACTGCGCTTTTTTGGGCGATGAAGAAATTCAAAAACGTTATGGCTGTAAGCTTTGACTATGGCCAGCGCCATAAAATAGAACTTAAAAGCGCGGCTAAAATTGCCAAACTTGCCGGGGTAAAACACACGGTTATTGTTGTTAAAGAGTACGAAGCTATCCAAAACTCCGCTTTGCTTGATAAGACATCATCAATTAATAAACACGATAAAATAAACAAAAAACTGCCGGCGTCTTTTGTACCTGGCAGGAATATCCTGTTTTTAACTGCTGCCGCGGCTTACGCCTATGTTAACAAAGCGGAAAATATCGTAATAGGCGTGTCGCAGGCGGATTATTCAGGATATCCGGACTGCAGGGGGGAGTTTATCCGTTCAATGGAAAAAAGCCTATCGCTGGGGATGGAATACCCTGTAAAAATTCATACTCCTTTACTGAACAAAAACAAGATGCAGACAGTGCTTTTGGCGAAAGAATTGAAAGTGCTTGATATGATGAAATATACGCACACATGTTATGAAGGTAATAATAAGCCCTGTAATAAATGCCCGGCGTGCAGACTCCGCGCGAAAGGTTTTAAAGAAGCCGGCATTGCCGACCCGCTGAAACACAATTAA
- a CDS encoding CDP-paratose 2-epimerase: MKILITGGAGFIGANAAERFLKQGHDVYVFDNLSRRGTDWNLSMLKKHKNLTFIKGDTRIYNDLLKVFKKNKDFDVVLHYAAQVAVTTSVTDPREDFEINALGTFNVLEAIRNTKSDPVIIYSSTNKVYGGMTDIKIVEKKGKYAYRDYPKGISEGRLLDFHSPYGCSKGTADQYMIDYSRIYGLRTVVFRQSCIYGYRQFGIEDQGWVAWFTIAAMLNKTISIYGDGKQVRDVLFIEDLIDAYEAAIKNIDKVKGQAFNIGGGAKNTMSLLELLAFLEKFFGRKIPTKFGPWRPGDQPVFVCDIAKAKKMLNWQPKTSPEKGVEKLYGWVKEHKNLFTDIG, translated from the coding sequence GTGAAAATATTAATTACAGGCGGGGCGGGGTTTATTGGGGCTAATGCCGCGGAGCGGTTTTTAAAACAGGGCCATGATGTGTATGTGTTTGACAATCTGTCGCGCAGGGGCACGGACTGGAACCTTTCAATGTTAAAAAAACACAAAAACCTGACATTTATAAAAGGCGATACCCGTATTTATAATGACCTTTTAAAAGTCTTTAAAAAGAACAAGGATTTTGACGTGGTGCTGCACTACGCGGCGCAGGTGGCGGTTACCACTTCTGTTACCGACCCGCGCGAAGATTTTGAAATTAACGCGCTTGGCACTTTTAATGTGTTAGAAGCAATAAGAAACACAAAGTCTGACCCTGTTATAATTTATTCTTCCACCAACAAAGTTTACGGCGGTATGACAGATATTAAGATAGTTGAAAAAAAAGGCAAATATGCTTATAGGGATTACCCAAAAGGCATAAGCGAAGGAAGGCTCTTGGATTTTCACTCCCCCTACGGGTGCAGCAAGGGAACCGCGGATCAGTACATGATAGATTACAGCAGGATATACGGTTTAAGGACAGTGGTGTTCCGGCAGAGCTGCATTTACGGCTACCGCCAGTTTGGCATAGAAGACCAGGGCTGGGTGGCGTGGTTTACCATAGCCGCCATGTTGAACAAAACAATTTCAATTTACGGCGACGGCAAACAGGTGCGCGACGTATTGTTTATAGAGGACTTAATTGACGCTTATGAAGCGGCGATTAAAAACATAGACAAAGTAAAAGGGCAGGCCTTTAACATAGGCGGCGGCGCAAAAAACACAATGTCGCTTCTGGAGCTTCTGGCATTTCTGGAAAAATTCTTCGGCAGAAAGATACCCACAAAGTTTGGGCCATGGCGCCCCGGCGACCAGCCTGTTTTTGTCTGCGATATAGCAAAGGCAAAAAAGATGTTAAACTGGCAGCCAAAAACTTCGCCTGAAAAGGGCGTGGAAAAACTTTATGGCTGGGTAAAAGAACATAAGAACCTGTTTACTGATATCGGGTAG
- the rfbD gene encoding dTDP-4-dehydrorhamnose reductase — MKVAIFGGTGLLGSDVKKVCDETYAVSALSSKDVDITDLDAVLEYMANKQPSVVVNCAAITDVDACEKDNDRAMKVNAIGPKNIAIACREYCARMIHISTDYVFDGKKNEPYIEFDAENPCNFYGKSKLAGERFVREILGNGVILRTAWVFGERRNHFVDYVVNGVNKGDEIIAVKDMVSSPTYSLDLAELIKQFILSKECGVFHASNKGYCSRVEMVEEIIKIMHKPGKVKVVNQSQWKRDAKRPAFSALRNYHLGLIDKDIMPGWRDALKRYIRAKFGE; from the coding sequence ATGAAAGTAGCTATTTTTGGCGGTACAGGACTTTTAGGTTCGGATGTTAAAAAAGTATGCGATGAAACATACGCGGTAAGCGCGCTTTCAAGCAAGGATGTGGATATAACAGACCTTGACGCAGTCCTTGAATATATGGCAAATAAACAGCCGTCTGTGGTTGTAAACTGCGCGGCCATTACCGATGTTGACGCGTGCGAAAAAGATAATGACCGCGCGATGAAAGTAAACGCAATCGGCCCCAAGAATATCGCCATTGCCTGCAGGGAATACTGCGCCCGCATGATACACATAAGTACTGATTATGTTTTTGACGGCAAAAAAAACGAGCCCTATATTGAATTTGATGCTGAAAATCCCTGCAATTTTTATGGCAAATCCAAACTGGCAGGCGAAAGGTTTGTAAGGGAGATACTGGGCAACGGCGTAATTTTAAGGACGGCGTGGGTGTTTGGCGAAAGGCGCAACCATTTTGTGGATTACGTTGTAAACGGCGTAAATAAAGGCGATGAAATTATAGCGGTAAAAGATATGGTAAGTTCCCCCACGTATTCATTAGATCTGGCGGAACTGATAAAGCAGTTTATACTGTCAAAAGAGTGCGGCGTGTTTCACGCTTCCAATAAAGGATATTGTTCGCGCGTGGAAATGGTGGAAGAGATAATAAAAATAATGCACAAGCCGGGCAAGGTAAAAGTGGTAAACCAGAGCCAGTGGAAAAGGGACGCCAAAAGGCCGGCTTTTTCCGCTTTAAGAAATTATCACCTGGGCTTGATTGACAAGGACATAATGCCGGGATGGCGCGACGCGCTTAAAAGGTATATAAGGGCGAAGTTTGGGGAATGA